From Xiphophorus couchianus chromosome 7, X_couchianus-1.0, whole genome shotgun sequence:
gtctggcccacaatctgtggcttcgaatcgcacttctctcatcggctgggttcagaccccaaagacaaagatgaagacaaaggcaaagacaaagaagaagaactggtgccttttttcctgccagcaccaagtcctgtgtgacctcaccatccatgcggagaagaagctcatcagacctacagagatccctgccttcgctgatcaacttcctcctcctgctgcagcaccttcttcatcatcaagccaggtctggggttcgaaacgccaaactccgtccgtctctctcaaaggttcccttttttagttctcagtatcagcagtagggaaagatagactagatgactgattttacttatttgattatttctgctactgaattaagctgtactgacccttgcaaaaatgccttactaataaaatatttagcataaagaaaatctaaaagatgttgtggacattcagttaatgagtcaccttaaagttctttgatggttgtaaaatagctgtgatgtttgattctggagaggaaaaagtggaaaatgtttttagattgctggtagcccaaatgtaaaacaacatccttgggactcgcccgagtcactaaaacctacctggttcaataacaaatgcaagttgtaaaatagagaacgagcgaccgttaacaggtgtgctctgtgaaactagttggctgtaggctgctcagcctggctaattcacagggggaagaagggtgggacacctggatgtaggccgtcaaaaatcaggtgaatcgtttctcgaaaccagcttaaacagagtttacttcagttctggacagggtaaatcccagcagatttagaaaactcaattaacccgttagaaggagagctggtagcacatctcccctctcagaagaggaagtacgagagtgagagagtagagacagaaaggagggggggggtgttgcgcaacaacaaagGATTGACTCTCAAAAATTAACGCAAAACCaaaaagtatttagttttaaaagcctttatcactgtttcccccagaaaacctgctataCTCAGAAGAGGTGCCAGAacagtttttgtattaaatgttaaaagttacaaaaaaatcagaagtgCAATAACAGCTTGTTAGGCCAAGGGGCAGGTGCAGAGATGGGGCAATTGGTTTGCACATCCTCGCACCAAGTTCAGTGCGTCAAATCTAGCTTACTTCGTTTTTACTGTTACTGGTGCATAAAAAACcctatttaaaatgaacaagcaagtaaaataaacaaataaatcctgGTGATCCACCAGTCTTATAATACACGCTGCTTTATTATCGCTTATATTTGAGAagagaatgtttttgtttttttactaacaATTACTGTTTTGATGTGTATTtaataaaagctgaaatgttttgttgtttgaagtTGGTGGAATCCATTCTTAACAACAAACCTGGTGGCGAACGGATCATGAAGGAATATAATCGAAGCAAGTGCCTCACAGATGAAACCAGAAGGAAAATGGTTAACATACTGGCAGCTGACATGACAGAGAAGAATGGGTAATTTGTAAATAGGCTTTAGTTAGCTGTGTAGATGAAATGAAAGATTTTGTTAAATCCAGTGCATACCTTGGATAATATACCTTGACCATTTTAATTTTGCAGGACATCACCACCCAGAGAGGTTAAAGAAATGTATGCCAGAGGAATTGTTAGCTTATTCCCCTACCTCAGTGATCCATTCTCCAGGAATGGTTATGTAAGTCACACACTATAATTTACTGTGTTATGGTAAACACAGTAACACATTGACAACTTTTAGTTTCTATCAGATTATATGTTTAACTGTTTCAATGTCTGTCTGTTTTTGCCATCCTTTTAATCCCCAAGGAGCATTATTATGATGCTGCAAGTGGTACCGGGTATGTAGCCTGGAGGATAAAAACTATTCAGAGATCCACTGCTAAAGACAGACGATCATCATATGGAGGTAAACCATTAACAACACTTGAAGAAGAAATGCAACTACAGGGATGGTGTTGCATTTTTTGGGGGGCAGGGaaggttttattgttgttgggggttttttaaagTTGAAGAATTTTCTTATATTGACTAGCATCATCCGAAGAAGCATCTTGTGAACATGGGCTTGGAGGACCAGCTGCTAGACGAGAGACCCAGTTTGTTCCAGAGACTATCCTGAGTGAAGAAGAGTGTTAGGAAGCCATCGAACTGATTAAGCATTCAGCCGATGAGGACACGatcaagaagaagatgaagctCACATTTGACTTCCGGCGCAACATGGTCCTCGACCCCCAACAGTCAAGCAACATACTCTCTGTCTTTCCACGTTTCAAAGATGTCAAAGGCttggtaattatttttgataatttcaCAGTCatgtaaaaattttatttttgtgacaagTCAAAATGAATACAATTAATGTGACTgggaaatgttttaagttttttactATCTACATCCTAGGTGGAGCAGGATTTTGTCCTGATGTTTGGAGAAGACGTGTCTGGCAAGTTTCTGGAGAAATGGACGACCACCTTCAAGAGAAAGATCATCCAACAATGCAGAAAGCTTCCAACCACTAGTGATCTTGAAGAACTTCTCCTGGCAGCTGATACTCCTGAGGATGACACTGAAGTGGATGATGACATGAGTAAGGATGACTTCACATTATGTAGCCATCAATTATTGTGTGAGCTTCACTTAGCGATGTACACATAATTTAAATTGCATAATCACTAGATTTTAATGGTCAATTCAACATCACATTTCTCTTATCACAGGTTGGGACAGTGACCTCTCATCGATTTTGCTGCTGCTACACCTGATTCCCCCCTCTGCCTTGGGTCGTAAGAGACCAGGGAAGGTGTCTGCCTCCCAAGCAGAGAAGCATCTTGTGGTCTTCAAGAAGGTTTGTATTTgttgcaaattttattttatgttacactCAAGGTTGTTTCACTGGGAGAGTTTCAGTTTTAGGGTGATATCACACAtagttaaatgctgttttccCATATGTAGCATTGCAGCTATGGAATTGTAAttgtattgtgtgttttttttccacagacagGAACCAACATCCAAGAACATCTTGATGCCATCATGACGAGCACACAACCCTATCTCCTGGCTGTGGGACGGAGGAAGAAAGTAGCTCACCAGTTCTTCATCATCCTTGACAAAAATGCCATTGCTTGCAGGTCAACTTCCTCTCTTGGTGCTTTTGATGAACTGTTTAAGGCACATTACGTGTTTGCCACAGCATACAACCCCATGCTGTGCAACATGTTTACGTTCATCCAGACCACTGTGTACAATATAGATGTAGGTAAAGTGAAAGAAAGTCCACGTGTGGCAGAAATTCGGGCTAGGTTGCTTCACTAGTACTGGAACTAATCTGTTTGTcaataagtgttttatttgttaggCAGAGTTAAGTTGCACAAATGCACTTGTTCGGTATGTACAAGTAGTTAGTTCATGGTTACTTAGATGGAAAAACTCTTTGCCTTAAATGTACTCTGTCAAGTTTGAGCCGTCTTGTAATGGGATGTACATCATGTGATGTTACTGTGATGCTACCACAGTTAACAGTGGATcttaaaaatgtgctttatttcaataaataagtTAAATGCATTTCTGTGGTAACCTGATTTTATTCAATTGTACATTTAACTctacaaaagtgtaaaaatagcacttcatatttatttgtGCAGAGTTGATTTTTCACAGCTAAAGAGTAAATTATCAACACAGTAGTGTGTCAGATCAACACTCAAAAGAGTTATATGAGCCTCCAGTGTAAACCCTCAATGACTCGATGCAGTGTTGAAAAGCATGAGAATCCGAGTTGTTTTGTCACCATTATGGAGTAACTTATTAACTCTGATTAGAATCATATTTACTCTTTTCAGAGTTATTTGACAAGGAGTGTTAAGTTTTATTAACACTGTACAGTGTTGGTCAGTGTTAAATTTTAACTCTATTTTGAGTTAAATTGTACTCTGAAAATGGAACACTATTGAAAGAGTTAAATTGACACCAATTCCGATAAGGACCAAATAGACTCGGAGACAGTGTTAAATTCAACTCTTTAGGTGTTGATTTAACACTGCAAATTTTACTGTGTATTGCAGTCCTCATGCATTTTCCAGGCtaactgcaaaaaaaaccaaaaaaaaaaccatccatAGATGAGCTATTTTGTTGCGTGCTTGATATGTGAAATCAGGTGATCTGATTCCTGTTCTTTTATCTTAATTGTAACGCGTTACTTTGTAACgtgttactgacatcactggtcACGACATGGTGCCAGCtctaacaaatatggagaaaacattttttattaaagttatatactgcagcttgaataaaatgcaactacatagaattttttgagaagtctggatttcttcatgtatattttgcatgttgcctgTGACTTGCTcatggggagagacatttcagtaatctaaaactaataaaaaaaattaagcaacctacttgcttAATGTGGACTGttggatgtaaaattcatgagcagtaaatattgtgctagttatcagtcttggaccaaagaaagcaagacaattgcaagcctttaaaattgtgaagcttttgatgggtcagatagactcaaaaaaactgtaacagcagctgcgtggggggacccaatttaatttttttgtcatggggcccaagattgcTATCAGCGCCCCTGGTTGCCGTTATCAGCTGTCAGCTGTTGGCGTTTTCTgctcaataaaaactgaacagaaatttTCACCAAAGACACCTGAGCCTCCGTCATGATTCAAGAAGCTTTCACTCCATAACAGCTTAGTTTGGGGCCAGCCCTGATGTTAGTGAATGTTGTATTGAGGAAGACATTGGATAAATGGATATTTGACTAGAATTGTTGCTCAGCCAGATTCAAAACGTAcattcaaatattaaaagtgtGTGTCCAACTGCCCTTGGCAGCAAAGAAAGAATATTATGCTTATTCAAACTGAACTCTTTAGTTTTCTTGCCTGTCTAAAACCTGTTTTGATTATCCTTCCATCAACAGTCTCATGGGACAATCACTTAACCCCAGTAATCACTTAACCCCAGTAATTAGGAGGATCATGGAAGTCTTGTAAAGGGGAGAGGTTGGGGATGGGGATCAtgcaggtttttcaattagtagTCAATGGCATCTTTGAGGGTTCTGATATAGGCAGCGATACAATATATCATCACTTCCCTCGCTGATCTCTGGGGGTCTCTTCATTATCAGGCCATTGTCACCTCTGTCAGTGTAAATGTGAAAGATGGGGTGTGGATTGGATGTGGATGATGATAGAGGGGTGGAGTCAGGTCTTGGCTGAAAATGTAATCTTCAGTGGACCACTCTAAAATAATAGGCCTCATGACCTCTGAGGTCTATAATAACACCAGACCTCTCCCCTGTAGCCTCCGTCTGCTAATCCCCAGACAGTTCTGATGGTGAAGAGATCCTTCAGTAAGAGTACTGAAGGCTTAACCATGAATTGGGAGCAATAGAAGAAAATGACCGCAGCTCATTTGTTCCACTACATTTCTCAAACTGTTTAGAATTTTGAAGCcttgaaatgacatttttttaaatttaggagATTAAATTAAGGACTAgagtaaaaaccttttttttttattgtttaggaactcacttcaaattaaaatacagattGTTTTCAACATAGTTCTATTTTGCATCATACAAACTGCTGTACAAATGCTGCACTCAATTGTGTGACATTCTGTCTGTTATGCACCTATGCATAACATGCATCCTCTTCACTGCTGCCTTGTCTCTTCAACAGCTTGGGGAATAGTTAAGTTTGTACCAACAAGCTCACTGAAGGCAGAACAGAGATGTAAGATGTAGAGTGCAGGTAGCTCCCCAGTGCCAGCATACTGATTCATCACAACAATGGAACATACAGGAAGCACACTGTGGCATCGCAGGTGTCTGATTAATAGACCCAAGTTACAATGGAAAGTCAAATGATGCCTGATGAGTTCGCATGTGGGtttaatgacattttgaaaccaaaaaaataaactaccaTTCTAGTTCAGAAGAGGAatcatacagaaaaataaagaatgcaaAACCACTGTTCCTTTTATGTAGGGGGAAGTGCTAGGGgtctaaaacaaaatcaatatcACTGCACAACTGTTTGGGACTAGGAGAGGAAAATGCAAATGAACCACTGCTGCCAGCAGGAAACCTATGGCAGCATGTGTGTGGCATGCATAATGATCATGAAGAAAGAGGGTATATCCCTTGTGAGTAAGTCTGCACAACAATGATTACAGACTGGTGAATGTGTCCACCACTACACAAGAGGCTGTGATTCTGATGCAAATCAAAGCTGCTGCACCCTCACATAAATCCATTCTTCCCAGCCATGAAATGAATAAGTGTGCCAGCAGCTAATTTATAATTAACCACAGCAATTCATAGAGCATGTAGAGCCTAGCCCTAGAGCACCATCTGCTGGGCTCATGCTGATTCAATGGAACCATCcacttttaaagaaattatccATCAAAGATGTTTATATTAACAGATGAACTCTTGTGAATTTAATGTatacagaaaatttaaataccCTGAATTTTGTTAGATGAATTATATGGACACAAACTGAACCAGGGCTTTgagatggactggtgacctgtccaggatgaccccacctctcgccaGCTGACCGCTGGAGACAGACACTGACACCCCTTGCGACCCTACTAGGGATAAgcgtgttagaaaatggatggttgGGTTTATGGAAGGAAATTGTACCAGGTTCAGCTGGAGGTTGTCTGCCCTGTTTAAAAAGCCTCTGAATACCAAACAGCTGAAACCTACATGGTGGCTCAATCGGcagcactgctgccttgcaaGCAGATCCTGGGTTCATATCCCAGTCTGGCGTTATCTGCATAGGGTTTGCATTTTCTCCCTGAACATTCATGGGTTTCTCTGGATCCTACAGTTCTGTTAGGTTGATTATTCTCTAAATTACCTTTTGGTGTGAGTGTGTAAATGCATGAGACAGCCCCTAAGCCCTCCCACCTCGGCAACCCTGCAATGACAAGCGATGGATGAAAGATACAGAAGATGGGAGGATAGGTGAAATCCCCTTTTTCCCATCCCCACCCCAAATTCAATCCCTTCTTATCCctcctttttatttccattccAAAGAAAGATACAAGACAGAGAGCTCAGGCCCAGATCTGCTCATCTGCACACACAGTACAGGTTAATGGGAGGGATACGAGAGGGAGATCAGGCTGCTGCTGATTCGTCAACCAGTGACATGCAGCTTCTCCGCAGTCGAATCTGTCACTGTTAATCAGGAGCAATCTCTAAACAGCCAGCAAGGACTATCAGAGAGGTGAGCCCATTGCTTTTCAGAATGAAACAGATGATAAATCATTTGTACATAATTAGTGTTCGGCAAGGTTACAACTGACACGTATTTTCATCTTAATTATGGGGGAAATTTGTtccattaatttaatttggtgTGCTTGAGTAGCTCTGCACCTAACCAAGTTAATCTTCCTCCTGTCAGGCTGAAAATGGACTCAGGCCTGGGATTACACAAGAAAATGGGCTCTTTCATTCTTCTCAcataccaacacacacacacatgcacacacatccaAGACAGCTAAAAGATCAATCTGCGTCCTTGAATCTTATCTGGAGTGTGCAGAAAAGAAGGCAGAGGTAATGTGGGCATTACAGTTTCTCACCATCTCTGAATATAACACAGCATAGAATGGCTAAAAGGAAGACAGGGAGCCAGTGTTAGCTGTTGAATTCTACTTTGCACAGCATTAGACTTTATTAGGTTGAGTAACAgagaaaaatatctattttgtGATGGATCTTAAAATTTTACATGGGAGTGGAGTAGCAAGAGGTCTAGGCATGGTGGATATACTTGGCCtcctttgtgatgtgaaaaaaaacctggaTGTACATAGGgccaacaaaatcaaaatacaaaaactctAAAAGGGTAgggtgtttatttttcttcatcctGTTGATTTTGTATTGGTGGTCAGCAAAAGATGTAGTAGCAATATCTattggtatggagtgtggttcatAGGGTGTTGTGACTTCTTTACACTTATTTCTTGTTAAATATAATTTGCATGATAAGTGGCTGATTTACAATTATATGTTATGCATAATTTACATcatgattattattaattgaATTTAACATGATTGTATATAATTACAAAAGGTGaagtgaaacatatttatgtgcGAGGCATGATTTATTTGGATAGaggaagtcttttattttgaagaatgctTAACAGAATCTGGTTCTGTCTTTTGTCACTGTCTTGCTTCTGTTGATTTTGGTAACGAACAGCTGTTGCCGTTATCAGCATTCGCGGTTTTCTtctcaataaaaactgaacagaaatgttcagtAAAAGACATCCGAGCCTCCGTCTTGATTGAAGAAGCTTTCACTCCGTAACATAGGGATTTGATTCATATtatcatatttatatatacagccCCTGTTCCAGATGAGTTTAACAAGGGGGGCATCGACTTACTTTTGGGAGGATGAGTGCGGGAGGGGCAAAATGAATacatagcaataataatattactcaagtaaaaagaaaaaggtactGTGCAGCTAAACTACTCATATAAGTacctttttccccccaaaagtTACTCAATGTAACAAGAACTACACACTTTTGAACATAAACAACATCAGTAGCCTCTAGGCTACTAGTTAACAAGCTTAAGGTGCTGTGTTGGTATTAGCTAGTCATCATGTAGCTAACATTACCTGCAACCAGCAGCATTATTGAACTCAGTCTGTTAGTTTGGGGGGGAACTGTTCTTTGcattttgctggtttgctgctATGATTCTAACACACACAGCTGACTACAGCACTTTCAAAGTTGCGCCCCTCGTCAGTGTGCAACTTAGCAGGAAGCCCAAACCTGGCCTCTGTGTTGGCTTCTTGATCTTCAGTGTGATATGCCTGTGCATAGCGTGAGAAATGATCTgtgaaaacaacagcagcaggtctccttCGCTGCGCACAGGCGTAAACCCAGCGCGAGCGTCGTAGCGCTCATGTTGCGTTTAAAGGCGGCTCGGAAAAACAGGTCACGATGTGTTAACAAcgattaaacagttttaatgaCTGAAAAGACAGTAGGAAGTAGGGACAGACTTCCCACTATCCCTACTTCCTACAGTAGGGATAGTAGGAAGTCCCTACTGTATTAAATCGATATAGGAATAACAGAGAATTGGCCACTctaaggtaaaaacaacaaacatcttcCAGTTCAGGGGGAGCATGGctaatatacaataaaaaaaaaaaatcccttctcacccaccgcgggtggttcttatcctctgagctcgggtcctctaccagaggcctgggagcttgagggttctgcgcagtatcttggctgtgccaaggactgcacatttttggactgagatgtctgatgttgttcctgggatctgttgtagccattggtccagtttgggggtgactgccccgagggccccgatgaccacaggcaccactgtggtcttcaccttccaggccctctccagttcctccctgaggccctggtatttctctagtttctcgtgctcctttttcctgatgttgcagtcgcttggtattgctacatctaccacaacggctttcctctgttgtttatccactacgacaatgtctggttggttcgccattaccattttatctgtctggatctggaagtcccacaggatcttagctctgccgttctccgccacctttgggggtgtttcccactttgatctcggggtttccagtccatattctgcacagatgtttctgtacactatgcctgc
This genomic window contains:
- the LOC114147631 gene encoding uncharacterized protein LOC114147631, which produces MKLTFDFRRNMVLDPQQSSNILSVFPRFKDVKGLVEQDFVLMFGEDVSGKFLEKWTTTFKRKIIQQCRKLPTTSDLEELLLAADTPEDDTEVDDDMSWDSDLSSILLLLHLIPPSALGRKRPGKVSASQAEKHLVVFKKTGTNIQEHLDAIMTSTQPYLLAVGRRKKVAHQFFIILDKNAIACRSTSSLGAFDELFKAHYVFATAYNPMLCNMFTFIQTTVYNIDVGKVKESPRVAEIRARLLH